The nucleotide window GGGCCGGAGGTTGAAGGCCACGTGGCAAGCCTGCGTGGCCGAGGCcgagctggagggggaggggaagggcagagaccgccccccccacccccaccaaagaCCGGCCTGCCCGTTGGGCAGGGCTGCACCCAGGTGATCCCAGCCAGGCCCTGTCCACCAGGAAAGCAGAGCACCTGGTGGGGTCTGTCCTGGGCGGGGGTCTCCAAGCAGCGATGCTTCAGGAGCGATTGGCTGCGGGCTGGGGGCGAGGAGAGCTGGCTAGGGGACAGCGGCAGAGGGTCTGGTCCAGCCAGCCTCCCATCTCTGGGCCTCGGCACCTGTCTCCAAAagaccccacctcccagccctgtTTGGGCTTCCACCCGGCAGGCCCACGTCTGCCCAGCCCAACTTTGGTGCCCCAGCTGGAGCCACCACAGGGTGGGCACTGGGTGGGTGGGGCTCAGTTGGGCTGCATGGCCTCCGTGGACTCCAGGAGGTTGGCACTCTGCTCCTGAGGTGCAGGGGCTGGGCCTCCCCGAGGCTGGGTGTAGCCACTGCCGAGAGCCGGGCTGGGGTGCTGGACGGAAAGGAGGCCCACGGCTGCTCTCTCTACGGCCGTTCTGGCCTCCCTAGCTCCCGAAATGCCTTGCAGGCTCTGGGGTCCTGCTCCCTGGGCAGCCCGAGGGCAGGACGGAGTGGGTCTGCTGAAGGGCAGGTCAGATGGAACTGGCCGGGGACAAGGCTGGAGTAcagtgggcgggggaggggcggggagggcagggtggggtaaGGAGGGGCAGTGAGCAGGTGCTGTCCAGGCACATGGGTGCTGCTGAGATCAGGGGAGGGAGGTGCCCTCAGCCTGTGCAGCTCATCTAGCCCCGCCCAGTGAGCCCTGTGGGTCCACATACCTACTCCCAGGACTGGGGGACCCCACGGGGACAGATGACGGGCCGTTTGATGCGGCCTTCATGCCCTGTGTGCCCTGAGGCCCCTAAGCCTCCAGGTGAGAGTGGGTTGCACAGTCCATTCCCTACACAGCATCCCCTTCCCTGGGCTCCGCCAGCAGCCCGACCTCTGGCGCACACGACCCCTGCCCCCGCCCAGGTGTGGTCCCCGGGCCTGGCCAGAGCCGGATTGGCTGCAACAGAGGTGGTGGTTCCTCCCCATGGCCCCCTGGGGCCACATACCCTGGGGAGCCCCCTTccgccccggggcggggggtaGGGGAGGATGCTGGGAAAGGGATGTGGCGCCCCGCCATCTtgcccctgggtggggggggtctgccccccccccccccccccccccccccccgctccaggCCTGGAGAGCCCAGCAGCCTCTCTGGGCTGAGACTGTGATGATTCAGTGCCTCTTGGTCTTTGCTGGCAggcggggatggggtggggtggggtgggtccAGGTCCTCAGTTTCCCTACAGACACTTCCCCGAGATACTGGCAGGAAAGGCTTCACTGGGGAGGAGCGGAGATGttcttattaaatgtttattagagGGCCGcactggcaaagagaaagagtgtCTGGGTTTATGAGTGGGTCGGGCCGGCCAAGGGAAGACCATCCTGTTTCCGCGGTGAGTTGAATACATCCAGCACCTCACCCGGGGCTGAGCTGCGTCACGGGCGGTGGGGCTGGCGTCTCTGTCCACGTCAGCGAGGTCACAGACCAGACGGCCTGGCCATGGAACCGAGTGCCAGGAGCCAAGAGAACCGCTTGGCCGTGGCCCAGCCACAGACCCCAAGCTGGCCACGGTGCCAGCAGTTGCTGTCCCGATCGCCCAAGGCTCATAAGATGACAAGCCAGAGCCACCAACACAGACATTTGGCAGGTCTGGGGTTCACAAGACCAGGCAGAGCCACCCTGGTGCACCTgcttcagcccagcccagcccagcagccACCGCCTTCAGGGGCCAACGGAAAGGCTTGCAGGTGACCAGAACCAGGACAGGGTCTCAAGGCAGCTGGGTCCTGTCCTACAAAGCAGGTTGGCTGAGCTCTGAGAGAACCGTGTGGCTTTGTgagtgtgccccccccccccccccccccaggaggagGCTCAAGCTTCACACGTGTCTGGTCCTGATGGCTAAGGGCCTGGGTTCAGTGTGGCCTCTTGCAAATGCTCCCCAAATCAGCAGAACACACGGCTCGTCTTTTGCGAGTCAAGTCACAGAACACGAAACAGACGGAGTCAGTAAATGACAAAAGCCAGGGAGGCAGTTTCTTGACATCCAGACCGCCTACGAGGCAGAGGCCAGTAAAACCCACCTACTCTGTGGCTGGCTGGTGCCTGGCTGCAAGCACGTTCTGCCTCCAGGGAGgagtgtgtgtgctcacacacgTAAACACACgcacgcgtacacacacacacacacacacacacacactggtggtCTATGGGCCCAGACATTCAAACCTGGAAATCCCTAAAACACAAGATGCTGCACAACAGTTCACCCCTCATGCGGCCATGGCCACTGTCCGTGCTTGGGCCAGCTGACGGCAGAGGTGTCCCATGCGTCTGTGAAGCCTGTTCTGCACCGGAAACCTGCGTGCTGGCCCTGAGCTGCACGTTCCGACGTCTGCCCGTCCCTGTGGCATGACTGCACAAGTGAGCAAAGCCCCGAtcctctttctgccctgccaGGGTCGCGTGAGGGAACCGTGCGGCTCTACCCCTAAAGCATCCACGGTATTAAGAAAAATGCCTTTGCCAATTCCAAGatcacataaaaatattcttctcaTAGAAAGATGATTTGTGGCCAGCTAGGGACATGGTGTCACTCCAGGCCTCTAAGCTGCACTACTGGTTCGGTGCGATTTTAAAAGCTGCTGTATCGTAGAAAAATAATTGTGTGGTTCTGTGAAACGCACATTGTTCAGCTTCCCAGTTTAGATCTGAATAGCGAAACCAATCAGTGTCTTTCTCCCCTGAATGACGTTAGTCGCTGTGTCTACGTGATTTCGGAACAAACATCCTGAACGGCTCACTCCAGTATTTGAGAAACTTCATACAAAGCGTTAGTACAATCAGTTTGGTGCCGAAAGGCAAAGTCACCTAAGCACGCGACAACACGGCATCATCTGTGACAGAATCGTCTGGAAAAGCAAGGGACGCGCATCGTAAAAACCACCGAGGTGAAACTGAACAAACAACACAACAGCATCGCACACGCGCCCTGCCGCGGCCCGGGGCTCAGCGGATCACGGTCACGTGGGGAGCAGCGAGGGCCAGGTCCGTCTTGGAGGGGTACACCACCCTCAGGTGCCCTTCCTCATCCACCACCCGGACCTGCTCCACCACCAGGGAGCCGTTCCCAGCCGTGTCTGCACTTGCGTTCGTGCTGGGCTCCGGAAGCTGTCCAGAAAGTGCGTCGGCTTCAGTATCTGAAACGGACCCGTCCTCTTTATTTTCTAACGTATATTTGTTGATTTCTGCCattttctgcaaaagaaaaacatcttttcaGAGGTGATCAGGAAAGATACGCGGCAAAGGCAGCCATGCGAGGGGTGGCaggaagatgggggggggggggcgacacaTGTCATCTGTGCCTCGCGGCCAGAGCGCCGACGGGGCGAGACGATGAGGCTGGCTCACCAGCACCAGGGCGTCCATGATCTCTTTACATATCTGTAGACTCGTGGCGCTTGTTACTTCCAAAAACAAATCTGAGGTGGTTTTCTTAAtcttaaaaggaaatgagaatgatttcagaaaagaataaagctgtCGAAAGTAAGACATCAgcagctgttccaaaaaaaagcCTCTAAGACAGTGTCCCCTTCCCGAAGACAGGCATGCGCCAGAAGGCCGTGCACACGGGGGCTCTTGGTGCGCACTGTGACGGGGACGCCCAGCTCTGTGCAAGCGGCCCGGGCTCTCAGGCCTGCGCGTCCGTCCCGCGGGACATCCCGTGACTGTGCGACTGACGCTTGTGCTAAATCTGCACGTGAAACAGCCCCAGACACGCACGTGCAGACGGCGCCCTACCTTCGTCTTCTCGCTGTTGGTTATGGGCGGGAAGGAGATCACATCGCCATCTGCATCCACAAGGCAGGGGTAACTTTCTTTACCGTCCAGTAAGTGCAGGTACCTGTGAGGGAGGAAACAGAGTGGAGACGACACTACGAGAAAACGTGCCTAGAGGCGAACCGGACAAATCAGTTCTTTACACAAAGTCGGTGCAACACCAGGGAGTGTGTCCTCAGCTCTGGATGAAGGACATTCTACAGCCCGCGCTCACACGGGAACGGTGGCCGGCAGGCTGGGCGCCCTCTTGGTCCTGTGGCCACAGGTCGCCCTTCACCAACCTGTGCCCCGCGTCACATGGACAGAACGTAGGGGGTGACCGCAGTGCCCTCCTATGTCCCCGTGCAGCCGGCGTGGACCCTGCTGTCCCTCCAGGCCACAGAGCCTGCACCTGAGAAAGACGGTTCTCCCCAAAGTGGCATCTGAGCCTGGGGCCCTCGAGAGGAGAGGCCTAGCAGCGCTGCTCTCACCCCAGGCAAGAGTCCCTGATAGCCTGGGGAACGAGGTCTGGGAGGTTTTCTCAACAtcggggaggagaagaggagaaggatgCAGGCCAGTCAGCCTGGGAGCGAGCGGGGGTGGGGACAGCGCCCCGAGGGGACGCCCGCTGACCTGTGCAGGCCTGAGACGTTCTGCctcttcttctgcttcctgtGCTCCTCGGCCTCCAGCTGTAGCTGCCGCACCAGGTCCTTGGCCTTGACTTCTCTGCGCCCCAAGGGGACGATCTGTGGGGCGGACACTGCTCCGTGAGCTCCGGCGGGGCCTCCTGTGCTCACCGGGCCATTGGCATCAACGTCCCCTCTTGGCGCTCCCTCGGGGAGCCCTGTGACCACGGGGCCCCTCTCCGGCATGCATGAGCGCCCCTCGGGGACCTCACCAGCACTCGGCCCCTCAAGGCGGAGCGCAGCCTCCAGCCCACCCACAAACGACGGCGTCTCCCAGGCCTGCGGCCCCTGGACGACCCGAGGGAGGGGGCAGACCTGGACCGGCCAGGCCCATGAAGCTCAGCTCCACACGAGGGGTTTTGCGGTTTGCTATAAACCACAAGTTTTGCTTAAAAGGGACCACACGAAGGAAACCACTTTCCGGCTGCTACCTTCCCTGAGGAGTTCACTTTTACAACGGGCCTGACGAACCCGCCAGGAgcagcctgagattctctctcagaACTGGCGTCACCAGAGTGCACCTGTCAGGGGGGCACGCGGACAGGGCCGCTGCAgcggcaggcagggaggggcgcAGGACGTCACCTTGAGGTCCTGCGGCGGGCGGGTGTCGTACAGCAGGGGCCCGCGGACGGCTCTGAGGTCGTGGGTGGCGATGGTGGCGGCCGTTCTCTTCTCACAGAGCTCCTCGTGGAGCTTGGTCTGCAACACACGGCCCGAGGCATCCAGAGCTCAGCGCCCTGCCCCCGATGCCCTGCCCCCCTGGCCTCCCCCCTCGGCCTCCCCAgccaaaaatgtattttgtggAAACTTCCCCGGATGATTATCTTATCTGTTTACTGGCAGAATTTCTTGTTTCTCTAAGTCTGGAACAGAGTATTTGAGACTTCAAAGAACCCTCCTTGAACTAGAATTTATGACTGAATAAACAGAAGTAGGACTTAAAAGAAAACTACCCGCAGCATGGTTTCCTTCCAAAACACCGATCTCTGGGTTTTAAACTCCCGGCTGGGAGTGCCCTTTGCTTCCTCCCTGAACATGAGCTTCCAGAAAGCTGCCTCTGTCCCCACGGGccacactggggtgggggtggggggtctgcaAACTTCAAAGATGGggtttttactttaaaagctGGCAGACTGCATACAAAAACAAACCAGGAAGTTCTTCTAGCTAAAACCTGAACAAAAACTAAACAGCTCACACGACAACAGGCTGGCCAGTGCTGACGATCTCCGTACTGTCTTCTACGAAACCAACTGTGCAATTCATTACAGAAACCCCAAATCCCATCCCCCAAGATGTCAGAAACTCGGGAAACGCTCATCTCCCATCGCAACAAAGCCTTCAGAAACGAGGCAGGCCGGGAAGGGTCTCTGTGGACGAGCTGACAGGCAGGCAGCCTCCTGGGGCCGAGGCCCAGGTCCGACCTGCCCTGGGGCGCACCCAGCGGGTGTCATCCTCACCCGTGCCCGGAGCCAGGTCCCGCCGTGCAGAGTGACACCgggccacccgccccccccccccgcccccccaccgcgGGCCGCGCACACCCACCTGGGAGGTGAGGAGCCGTCTGAGCGCGTTCCCCGTCTGCAGGTCTAGGCCCCTCACGATGGCCCCCACGATGAACGGCCGGACGTCCCTGACCGCGGGGCTGACCCGCACCGTCAGCGGGGCGGGGCTCTCGGACACGTGCAGCACCCGGAGCAGCATCCGGCCGGCGCCGCCCACCTCCTCGTCCTCCCCCTCGCCGCTCTCCCTCCGCCGCCGCTCCCGCCGCCTCCTGCGGGCCTCGTCCTTCTCCGGGCCGTGCGCCttgcccccgccccgcccgccgccccggcccccggCGCGCAGGTACTCCAGGATGGACCTGGTCTGGCAGCCGCGGACCATCTTCTCCAGCCGCCGGTCCGTCAGCTTGTTCCCCCGGAAGTTGACCTCCTTGAGCTTGGGGCAGTCGGCCAGCTCCGCCGGGACCTCGCTGAGCTGGTTGTTGGACAGGTCCAGCGTCTGCGAGGGACACAGAGGACCCGGTCACACGCAGCCCACCCAGCCACGGGGCCGTGCCGCCTCCTCCAGCACCCCCGCGCCCCCTGCGGTCTGTGCCCAGACTGACGCCCGCTACAGCCACCAAGCAGCCCTGAGGGGGACGGGGGACGGGGGGCTGGGGGACGGTGGTTGCCAGCGGTCCCCACAGAATGCctgtcctcctcttcctgctcccctGCAAGTTCCCTGTGACAACTGTCCCAACGGACAAGGTTAGAGGAGGAGCACAGGACACGGAGAACGTGCGGTCATGAACACTGTGTGCTTCAGAAACACGCTCCCCACAAAATGGTgctgagattttttaaatcagacGAACTAAACAGACAGAACACGGCATCACCCTTCATGCAGGAACACGGTGCACGGCGCTCCAACTCTGCGTGCACAAAACGGCAGAGCGGCTCCGACCCTGGCCTGCTCTCGGCCTGCGTCTGGACCCAGGGAGGGATGTCGCAGCCTAAAGAGGGGGCACGGAAGCCTCGCACAAGAACCTACCGCCGCTCCTGCTGCCTGGGCTCTGACAAAACCGTGTGCGGGAATCAGCAGCACAGAGACGTGTTACCAACGGGCCGCCCTGAGGGGTCAGGCGGGGCAGGAGGAACACTAAGGAGCGAGGTCAGACCCCAGGACACCGAGGCAGCATCTTCTGGTCGTGGGGTCTCGGCTTCCCCTTCTGCGGCCGGGTAGAGGACAGGCCCCCAGGAAGAGGCCAGCCGctgtctcctctgctctcctcccagGCAGTGCGGGGCACCGTGCACAGAGCCCCTTTCTTGTTCTCCTCCTGGGCCAATGGGAAGCTCTGGCCTGGCCTTGCTCGGCACGGCTAAGAGCAGACAGGGGGCATAGGGCCTCGGAAGAAACCCTCCTATCTGGCCAGCTGGAGTGAGCGCGGGGGAGGGCGGCTTGGGGAGAGCTCTGGGGCACAGGGGGCCTGTCTGGGCTGCACCCAGGGTCAAAGCCAACACCGGCAGGCAGCCATCTGCACGCAAACCTACGGCAAGAGTTCACACTTGGTGGGCGAGACCGCTGACCAGTCCTGGTTCTGGCTGGGATGTTAATGGGCCTGGATAAAGCGGGTGACAGACTTCATCATGAACTGGAAAGGGGGCAGGGGCTCTGATGGTCCAGAAGATGCCTCCACTTTGGCTGGTACAGAGGGCTTCGGACAGAACTTCGCAGACTCAGTTACCAACAGAGCTGTCCTGGCTCAGGCCATCAAACTGCCGAGAAGCCGGGGAgccagagtggaggagggggtcAGAGCTGGGGGAAGGGACGGTGTCGCAGAGGAGACTCTAAAGGCTATGCTGGGGCCTTAGCAGGGCGGCAGGCTCCCATCTTGCACTCAGGATGGGGACGAGGAAAGGAGGCATGGCTTTTAGTCACCTTGGGGGCCCAAGGGGCCCGAGAGGCTGTAGGCAACGCGATTTCGTACAATTGTGTCCATTTTGTGCCTCACTGGGCCCTTCTCCCCGGCTTAAGTGGGAATGGGAGCGGGGGATGAATGGACTGTATCACGGCCTGTCCCGGTCTCTGCCACACGGAGGCTTGTGAGTGGCAGCGAGGAGCTGACATTCTGAGGtcagcaccccccctccccccgcacatGCCAGCTTTGGAGTCGGCTGCACTGTCCAGGAGGCTTTGGCCGGCTCAAGGACTGCACTGGGACGGCCCTCACTGCTGCACAGAACCAGCCGGCCGGGTAGACGGCGCGCGCAGGTAGCAGAGGAAGAGCCGGCAAGGAGGGGAGACTGGGGGACGGGGCCTCACTGCCCGGCCACTTCAGCCACAGCCTCTGCAGGCCGGGGAGGTCTCCACAGAGGACAAAGGTGTGGGGTtactggggggggcggggagctccGCTTTCAGAGGCAACAATGACCGAATAATGGACATTTCAGGCCCTGTGCTGCGACCCTGTGGGAGTGTaaacagggaggggaggaagcaacAGATCAGGGAAGTCGTGCCAGGCTCTAGAGGTGGGGGCCTTGTAGAGATGCGGACACCTGCACGTAAGAGGACAAGCCGCCCCCACGCCAAGCCTGCGCTCCGTTGGTGCTGGGCACCACAGCAGCAGACTCCGTGAGGTCTCACGCCTAGAAAAGCAACACTAACGGAAGACAGGACCTTCAGGAGACGCCGAGATGACAGGTAACGCCTGAACGCGGCTGAAATCACGCAGGACCGGGGAACAGAGCTCTTGCTTTCCGACAGAGGAAGTGGAGTCTGGACTGTGCGTGCCAATCCCCAAAAGGTACAAAATGCACAGAGGCTGAAGGGAGTGGCGTCCAGGAACCTGCCTCTGCCTGGAGCCGACCCACGAGGACACCCGCTTACTCCCTTCCTGCCGGTAACACAAGCATCTCCGACCTGGGTGACGCCGCCGACTGCCCTCTGGGAACATCCCTTCTGCTGGGATgtgctgctggggtggggggtcctAGATCCCCAGCTGGGCGAATGGGCGAACTGAAAACAACATGTCAGCCAAGGGCGTGTTGGCCGAGGGGACCCGGATGTGACCCGGGCACCCAGTGAGCCTGTCACCTCTACCCTGATGAAAAGATAGAGATGGACGAAGGGCTCCTTGGGGCTGGACAGGGGTTTCACGTGCAAAGTttggtttctctggaaaacctgaCCACAGTGGGAGTCCCATCTGTGAGCCACGTGGACGGTCCCAGTGAGCACGGGCCCCGAAACAGGGGGAGGCCTGGCCGGTGTGGCCTTCCAGCCGGCTTCCAGCTGCCAGGCCCATTCCTCTGTCAGCCCTGAAGGCCAGCGCCCCGGCCTGAGTCAGTCGCCTACGACAAAGGCAAGGGTGACGCAATGGGACATCATCCCTGGTGCACCACAGGTGACAGAACCCCAGAACAAGGACACATGCCACCAGGAGAAACCACCCCAGATTGTCTTAGGTCTCCCGTGGGGAGCCAAGCTGGATGGCTAGACAGCAGGACGGCGACAGGGCGGGCTGGGTCCGGGCAGTTAAGTAGGTGGTGAGGTTATGGCACAGTGGATACACAGCGGTCTCTCGGGCTCCCTCGTCCCaggtggtgggagtggggaagagggtcTGGGGCCCCCATCCGGGGCAGCTTCCTGGGGGAGGGTGCATGAGGCACGCATCTCCCTGCCTCAGGGGAAGTGAGGGGACAAGCGGGGGCCCGTGGGATGCTACTCTGGTGGCCCCCGTGGAACCGAGCCTCTGGGCATTTACATCCTGTGTGGCGTCTCCCCACGAATCTGGACTGGGCTCGCTCACTTAACCAGTGGGTGCAGTGGGAGCCAGGGTGCTGGTTCCAAGCCCCTTCTTCAAGGAGCCCTGTGGTCGGAGAACTGGGCCACCCTGCCGCGGGGGGGAGAGGTGCCGAGACGACATGGGGCCAGAGGAGCCGGCACAGCATCGCAGCGGAGCCCGGCCCCGAGCACACGTGGTCTATGGCAAGCCCAGGATGGAAAACGGGCAGCACGTGACATGACTGGTGTTGTTTTCGGCCACCGGGTTTTGGCACGGTCCTCAGTCACGGTGACCGCAGCACCACCGCCCCTGTTCACGGCACTGTGGCCGTCCCCAGTCTCTCACAGGTGCAGGAACCGGCAGCAATGCCAGGACACGCTGAGGGGACCCCCACCTCCGCCTGTGAGCTCAGTTCTCCACCAGGCCGCCTCCCGGCAGCACCCACAAGGACGAGAACACGTTTGTACTCAGGACCCCAGCGCGCACACAGGGCAACGCGGCCTCGCACGGATCCGGTACCGCTCCTCACGGAGGCATCGTTTCAGAGAGGCCCCCGAAGGACAGCTGAGTCCAAGAGGGATTCCAAGCGGCTCTGGCATGACCCTCCCCAAGACACAGGCGTCTTCGTGGGGAGGAGAGCCGATGGGGGCCTAGCAGCGGCCAGAGTGGAGGAGGCCAGGGGGCTCAGCAGAGGAGACGCACCCTGACCTGAATGCGGGTGTCTGCACACGATAAAGGCCACACGCGTCACCAGTGGGCACCATGGACGCGGTACAGAACGTCTGAAACGAAGCAGTCGTACACACTGGCAAGCGACTCAGGTGAAGTACAACACCCGATCCTGCCCCCGAGGGACCGCGCTCGGCTACATACCTGGCCCGTCAACCTTCTGGAAAACCAAGAGACCGAACAGACCTGAGCGAGCAGCGTTGTACATCACCCGTCACACCTCTGCCATAAAGGGACGCCTATAGCCGGGGGTGACCAACAGGTCCCAGGAGCACCCCCCACAGCCTCTTTCTGGAAATGCCAGCAAGCACTCTGCTGAGAGGCCTTGTCCGTTTCTcttaactacacacacacacacgtgcacacatattCATGCACACTTGCAGACACATCTTTACACAGACATACACGTTTGTAAAATCAGGTGGCAACACGTTAAGAGTAACTTCGGCTGGAAACAGATCAGTTGCTAAGCTGTATACACATTTTACTGCTTAAAAAATATCTGCATGGGGTGCccagggcggggggggcggggggcaggctcagccagttaaatgcctgactcttgatctcagctcaggccacgacCTCACcatttgggagtttgagccccgagacctgcttgggattctttctctgtgcccctctcctgtgtgtgcgtgctctctcaaataaacattaaaaaaaaaaaaaaggtctgcatgaaaaggataaaaagtaggagcaaaaagaaacaaagacctgCCTTTTTCAGGACGAAAGGAAAAGGGAACACGGGGAAAGAGGGCTGCCCAGGAGCCTCAAGACTGGAGTTAGGGCAGGGCTCTGCAATGTccatcctcccctctcctgcacaCCTGTCTCAGCCAAGCATTACGCTGGGGCCTGCAGACCTAACGGGAGTACGTTAGCAGCCTCTGGACAAGGGAGTCTAGAGAAAAGCCCAAATGATTTGTTGTGGACTCGGCAACCCCTTCCGGCCTTCGGTAAACCAGGAATAACAACTCCAACTTTAGAAGGCGGTCGTCGGGGTGAAGGGAACAGCATACAGAAAATCACACAGTGTGGCATTATGCGGTAATCCC belongs to Panthera tigris isolate Pti1 chromosome C1, P.tigris_Pti1_mat1.1, whole genome shotgun sequence and includes:
- the LRRC47 gene encoding leucine-rich repeat-containing protein 47; the encoded protein is MAAAAAAAPVPEAWPELELAERERRRELLLTGPGLEQRVRAAGGRLPPRLFTLPLLHYLEVSGCGSLREPGPGLAQGLPQLHSLVLRRNALGPGLSPELGPLPALRVLDLSGNALEALPPGQGLGPAEPPGLPQLQSLNLSGNRLRELPADLARCAPRLQTLNLTGNRLDSFPAALFRPGALPLLSELAAADNCLRELSPDIAHLASLKTLDLSNNQLSEVPAELADCPKLKEVNFRGNKLTDRRLEKMVRGCQTRSILEYLRAGGRGGGRGGGKAHGPEKDEARRRRRERRRRESGEGEDEEVGGAGRMLLRVLHVSESPAPLTVRVSPAVRDVRPFIVGAIVRGLDLQTGNALRRLLTSQTKLHEELCEKRTAATIATHDLRAVRGPLLYDTRPPQDLKIVPLGRREVKAKDLVRQLQLEAEEHRKQKKRQNVSGLHRYLHLLDGKESYPCLVDADGDVISFPPITNSEKTKIKKTTSDLFLEVTSATSLQICKEIMDALVLKMAEINKYTLENKEDGSVSDTEADALSGQLPEPSTNASADTAGNGSLVVEQVRVVDEEGHLRVVYPSKTDLALAAPHVTVIR